A region of Larimichthys crocea isolate SSNF chromosome X, L_crocea_2.0, whole genome shotgun sequence DNA encodes the following proteins:
- the cxh19orf67 gene encoding UPF0575 protein C19orf67 homolog gives MSDIEVQVEVRVASDSPSGQQEAVSGETASDSTGSVQHTGHREVEESLSLLACVALAPPRGDPAACSCDCEGCVCVEGGRVEGSLQSMQLQLQFLMSKAAKLQDCLANVQDQIEKDALAAEVPSFLYTCQPYFNQLESAAKIPVPQLGSQAFDIYPWRMQLLDFSQQLCDRLEQLVVTYASYGLLCLDETEPNSVSHFCIGQRQLGRLRLSTFLYCRPTPYLARVNTGLYKRMRWNVDRLRDEQQQMGREQGGESEAETVGDTEYYFLCYEDIPNEHRAAGGDSAGASHDNMLRMWSIGQWVQMNPNPDTEDIYDWILCEVPQACYHRLLFLGSAEPSSCSATDFLQQVLLSRQAKE, from the exons ATGTCAGACATTGAAGTTCAGGTTGAGGTGCGCGTTGCCTCAGACTCACCATCGGGACAACAGGAGGCCGTGAGCGGTGAGACGGCGTCAGACAGCACGGGGAGTGTTCAGCACACCGGGCACCGAG AGGTGGAGGAGTCGCTGTCGTTGCTGGCCTGCGTTGCTCTGGCGCCACCCCGTGGTGACCCCGCAGCCTGCAGCTGTGACTGTGAGGGCTGCGTCTGTGTGGAGGGTGGACGGGTGGAGGGGAGCCTCCAGTCcatgcagctgcagctccagtTCCTCATGAGCAAAGCTGCAAAGTTACAGGACTGCCTTGCCAATGT acagGACCAGATAGAGAAAGATGCTCTTGCTGCTGAAGTGCCAAGTTTCCTTTACACATGTCAGCCTTACTTTAACCAGCTGGAATCTGCAGCTAAGATCCCCGTGCCTCAGCTCGGCTCTCAGGCCTTTGACATCTATCCATGG cgCATGCAGCTGTTGGATTTCTCTCAGCAGCTGTGTGACAGGTTAGAGCAGCTGGTGGTGACCTACGCCAGCTACGGCCTCCTCTGTTTGGACGAGACCGAGCCTAACag TGTGTCTCACTTCTGCATCGGTCAGCGTCAACTCGGGCGACTAAGGCTGTCCACGTTCCTCTACTGCAGGCCGACGCCGTACCTGGCCCGGGTCAATACCGGCCTGTACAAACGAATGCGCTGGAACGTGGACAGACTCAgagatgaacagcagcagatggGTCGAGAGCAGggtggagagagtgaggcagAAACGGTCGGCGACACAGAGTA TTACTTCCTGTGCTACGAAGATATTCCCAatgaacacagagcagctggtgGGGATAGCGCAGGCGCCTCTCATGATAACATGTTGAGGATGTGGTCCATCGGTCAGTGGGTGCAGATGAACCCTAACCCAGACACAGAGGACATCTATGACTG GATCTTGTGTGAGGTTCCTCAGGCCTGCTATCACAGGCTGCTGTTTCTGGGCAGCGCTGAGCCGTCGAGCTGCAGTGCTACAGACTTCCTGCAGCAAGTGCTGTTGTCACGGCAAGCAAAAGAGTGA